From Salvelinus namaycush isolate Seneca chromosome 24, SaNama_1.0, whole genome shotgun sequence, one genomic window encodes:
- the LOC120019506 gene encoding fos-related antigen 2-like, whose amino-acid sequence MHLNHSADHETTLRGGKRGQLELSSDAINSWASSKSQQYPVKMQLPSSSFIPTINAITSSQELQWMIQPAILASKPDHCLHSHPYQPLDISSSLGPGIHTRLGVIRTVGNTHGRSRRSDQLNPAEEERRRLRRERNKLAAAKCRNHRKELADQLQGETDELEREQASLTTQVEMLQEEREKLERMLVSHAPVCLLGCDGHPQAQPLPPLAPTMYPTATSPLAKLLSPPPAIKQEPQEEMLFSFHHHEHCAIKPTYRHVEEYCPSVFTTPSMVSCSPAHLVDLSCPMLSHHHPSLGEQDRSESSFREEALPNNLLSKPLPGSDMSLEDGLLGPRFSPTLLTL is encoded by the exons ATGCATCTGAACCACTCCGCGGACCACGAGACCACTCTCCGTGGCGGGAAAAGGGGTCAGCTCGAGCTCTCCTCCGACGCCATCAATAGTTGGGCATCCTCAAAATCCCAACAG TATCCTGTCAAAATGCAGCTACCCAGCAGTTCCTTCATCCCCACCATCAATGCCATCAcgtccagtcaggagctgcagtGGATGATCCAGCCAGCCATTCTAGCCTCCAAGCCTGACCACTGCCTACACTCTCACCCCTACCAGCCCCTGGACATCAGCAGTAGCCTGGGGCCTGGGATCCACACAAGGCTCGGGGTAATACGGACAGTGGGCAACACGCATGGAAGGAGCAGGCGTAGTGATCAG TTGAACCCagctgaagaggagaggagaaggttgAGGAGAGAAAGGAACAAGCTGGCTGCTGCCAAGTGTCGCAACCACAGGAAGGAGCTGGCCGACCAACTGCAAGGA GAGACTGATGAACTGGAGAGAGAGCAGGCCAGCTTGACGACCCAGGTTGAGATGctccaggaggagagagagaagctggAGCGCATGCTAGTGTCGCATGCCCCAGTGTGTCTACTGGGCTGTGACGGCCATCCCCAGGCCCAGCCACTGCCCCCTCTCGCCCCGACCATGTACCCCACAGCCACCTCCCCCCTGGCCAAACTCCTGAGCCCCCCTCCCGCGATAAAGCAGGAGCCCCAGGAGGAGATGCTGTTCTCCTTTCACCACCATGAACACTGCGCCATCAAACCCACCTATCGCCATGTAGAAGAGTACTGTCCCAGTGTCTTCACCACCCCGTCCATGGTGAGCTGCAGCCCAGCCCATTTGGTGGATCTATCCTGTCCCATGCTGTCTCACCATCACCCTAGCCTGGGTGAGCAGGATAGGTCTGAGTCCTCATTCCGGGAagaggcccttcccaacaacttGCTCTCCAAGCCTCTCCCTGGTAGTGACATGAGTCTTGAGGATGGACTACTGGGACCACGATTCTCCCCCACCTTGTTGACTCTGTAG